The Linepithema humile isolate Giens D197 chromosome 2, Lhum_UNIL_v1.0, whole genome shotgun sequence genome has a segment encoding these proteins:
- the LOC105668857 gene encoding CAPA peptides-like isoform X2, translated as MQDNRFFILVILLVSSISFNHGQKIKANDRRSAGMVAYPRLGRNSELASFSRSRRAFGVITVPRAGRSDPSSLDNGYRFHDLSSDADFEYYYVDPDNFLDRDYEEYANKPFKYADKMQKDGSWLMPYHVHGYKDLPVAQKIDDLRSYYSGLRGSRNTQGQGGYTPRLGRENEHDATNFL; from the exons ATGCAGGACAACCGATTTTTCATCCTCGTGATCCTTCTGGTATCTTCTATCTCATTCAATC ACGGTCAAAAGATAAAAGCTAATGATAGGCGATCCGCTGGAATGGTGGCATATCCCAGACTCGGCAGAAATTCGGAATTAGCAAGTTTCTCTAGATCAAGACGTGCTTTTGGAGTGATAACTGTACCTCGCGCAGGACGATCTGATCCGTCGAGCTTGGACAATGGATATCGATTTCACGATTTGTCATCTGATGCCGATTTCGAATACTACTATGTGGATCCTGACAATTTTTTAGACCGCGATTACGAAG AGTATGCGAACAAACCATTTAAATATGCTgacaaaatgcaaaaagatGGCTCCTGGTTGATGCCCTATCATGTACACGGATACAAGGATCTTCCTGTCGCACAAAAAATCGACGATCTTCGATCATACTACTCTGGTTTACGAG GTTCTCGAAATACTCAAGGTCAAGGAGGGTACACTCCAAGATTAGGCCGTGAAAATGAGCACGATGCCACGAATTTCCTGTAA
- the CARPB gene encoding carbonic anhydrase-related protein 10 isoform X2, translating to MAPFNSVFLGVWGVFVAILIQESTPVSWEEWWTYDGISGPAFWGLINPEWWLCNKGRRQSPVNLEPTRLLFDPNLQPLHLDKHRINGVLANTGHSVVFAVENDTRHPVNISGGPLSYRYQFHEIHLHFGMDDRIGSEHTVDGHAFPAELQIFGFNSQLYNNFSDALHRAQGIVAVSLLLQVGDLSNPELRTFTQQLDKIKYGGQAMEIKRFGVRELLPDTKHYMTYDGSTTMPACHETTTWIILNKPIYITKQQLHALRLLMQGDEKQPNAPLANNFRPPQPLHHRPVRTNIDFNVQGPKNCPTMNRDIYYKANSWK from the exons ATGGCCCCCTTCAATTCCGTCTTCCTGGGTGTCTGGGGAGTGTTCGTTGCCATTTTGATACAGG AATCGACACCCGTTAGCTGGGAGGAATGGTGGACTTACGATGGTATTTCCG GTCCTGCCTTCTGGGGTCTCATCAATCCGGAATGGTGGCTCTGTAACAAAGGTCGCAGACAATCACCGGTCAATCTCGAGCCCACTCGACTGCTTTTCGACCCGAATTTACAGCCACTTCATCTGGATAAGCACAGAATCAACGGTGTATTGGCGAACACCGGACACAGTGTGGTGTTCGCCGTGGAGAATGACACCCGCCATCCGGTCAATATTTCCGGCGGTCCGCTCAGCTATCGCTACCAGTTTCACGAAATTCATCTGCACTTCGGCATGGACGATCGCATCGGCAGCGAGCACACTGTCGATGGACACGCCTTTCCTGCTGAG CTCCAGATCTTCGGCTTCAACTCGCAGCTTTACAACAACTTCTCGGATGCCCTGCACAGAGCGCAGGGGATCGTGGCAGTGTCGCTTCTTTTGCAG GTCGGCGATCTCTCGAACCCAGAGCTGAGAACGTTTACGCAGCAGCTGGATAAAATCAAATACGGAG GGCAGGCCATGGAAATTAAACGTTTCGGAGTGCGCGAACTTCTGCCGGACACGAAGCATTACATGACATACGACGGCTCTACCACGATGCCGGCGTGTCACGAGACTACCACATGGATCATCCTCAACAAGCCCATATACATCACCAAGCAGCAG CTGCACGCCCTGAGATTATTAATGCAAGGGGACGAAAAGCAGCCAAACGCGCCGCTTGCAAATAACTTTAGACCACCGCAACCGCTTCATCATCGTCCCGTTCGGACGAACATTGATTTTAATGTTCAG GGTCCGAAGAATTGTCCGACGATGAACAGGGACATATATTACAAAg CCAATAGCTGGAAATAA
- the LOC105668853 gene encoding WD repeat-containing protein 18: MSRITDAKEVILTSDSTGESWVAAVWDPRNGSVLSTFRNTSALGPRTLQLVGDSYVLGANVTKHRLHVWPLNNPSPLANVRLTTPGKVNALTCTPNGSYIITAVGEKLFVWQICNGKLLNTLNRHYQTVTCLSTTKDGSLFASAGEDGLLFVWSLYSVLNNKSCSPLHSFSNHSLPIRDLCFGHGDARARLYTVSLDRTANIYELGSGALLVTLVCDVPLTAVAVNVCESQLFVGCTTGDIFYHNLHEPPRGIEQHIKVSDEEQKNVLRAHKSNVTALSVSVDCRTLVSGSTDAAVHVWDIVSRQVLRTMEHKGPVTAAFFARGYENLYTSIFKSGLEIGNLENVTNNVEENVKENVIGIISRGRNSAEILDFESYIEDSTNSQESEKIWKKLNNMKEEITRLKKVNTTMYEYSVRHILNKYK, from the coding sequence atgtcgcGAATAACCGATGCAAAAGAAGTAATTCTAACGAGTGACTCCACCGGGGAAAGCTGGGTTGCTGCAGTGTGGGATCCTCGAAATGGTTCTGTGCTGTCCACTTTCAGAAATACGTCAGCGCTCGGTCCCCGCACTCTTCAACTTGTCGGCGACAGCTATGTGTTAGGCGCCAATGTCACAAAACATCGTCTGCACGTTTGGCCGTTGAATAACCCATCACCCTTGGCCAACGTTCGACTGACCACACCAGGCAAAGTCAACGCTCTTACTTGCACACCAAATGGTTCTTATATAATCACTGCAGTGGGTGAGAAACTGTTCGTCTGGCAGATTTGCAACGGTAAATTGCTTAACACTCTGAATAGGCACTATCAAACCGTTACTTGTTTGAGCACCACGAAGGACGGTTCGTTATTCGCAAGCGCCGGTGAGGACGGACTGCTGTTCGTATGGTCACTTTACAGCGTGCTAAATAACAAGTCTTGTTCTCCCCTGCATTCTTTCTCGAACCACAGTCTGCCTATCAGAGATCTGTGCTTTGGTCATGGCGATGCTCGCGCGAGATTATACACAGTCTCGCTGGATCGCACAGCAAACATCTACGAGCTCGGCAGCGGAGCTCTTCTGGTCACGCTGGTTTGCGACGTACCGCTTACAGCAGTCGCTGTGAATGTCTGTGAGAGCCAGCTCTTCGTGGGCTGCACGACTggtgatatattttatcacaatcTGCACGAACCACCGCGCGGAATCGAGCAGCATATAAAAGTAAGCGATGAGGAGCAGAAGAATGTGCTCAGAGCTCACAAGTCAAATGTGACCGCTTTATCGGTATCCGTGGATTGTCGCACCCTGGTGTCCGGATCTACCGATGCAGCGGTTCATGTCTGGGACATTGTCAGCCGACAGGTGCTCAGGACGATGGAACACAAAGGACCAGTTACCGCGGCATTCTTCGCAAGAGGATATGAAAATTTGTATACCTCTATTTTCAAATCTGGCTTAGAGATAGGTAATCTAGAAAATGTAACGAACAACGTTGAAGAGAACGTCAAAGAGAACGTCATCGGGATTATTTCCAGAGGACGAAACTCAGCGGAGATCCTGGATTTCGAATCCTATATAGAAGATAGCACCAATTCTCAAGAATCAgagaaaatttggaaaaagttGAATAATATGAAAGAAGAGATTACGAGGTTGAAAAAAGTCAATACTACTATGTATGAATACAGTGTTAGGCAtatcttgaataaatataaataa
- the CARPB gene encoding carbonic anhydrase-related protein 10 isoform X1: protein MAPFNSVFLGVWGVFVAILIQESTPVSWEEWWTYDGISGPAFWGLINPEWWLCNKGRRQSPVNLEPTRLLFDPNLQPLHLDKHRINGVLANTGHSVVFAVENDTRHPVNISGGPLSYRYQFHEIHLHFGMDDRIGSEHTVDGHAFPAELQIFGFNSQLYNNFSDALHRAQGIVAVSLLLQVGDLSNPELRTFTQQLDKIKYGGQAMEIKRFGVRELLPDTKHYMTYDGSTTMPACHETTTWIILNKPIYITKQQLHALRLLMQGDEKQPNAPLANNFRPPQPLHHRPVRTNIDFNVQGPKNCPTMNRDIYYKGIMQNFRIHNGGQLLKNRL, encoded by the exons ATGGCCCCCTTCAATTCCGTCTTCCTGGGTGTCTGGGGAGTGTTCGTTGCCATTTTGATACAGG AATCGACACCCGTTAGCTGGGAGGAATGGTGGACTTACGATGGTATTTCCG GTCCTGCCTTCTGGGGTCTCATCAATCCGGAATGGTGGCTCTGTAACAAAGGTCGCAGACAATCACCGGTCAATCTCGAGCCCACTCGACTGCTTTTCGACCCGAATTTACAGCCACTTCATCTGGATAAGCACAGAATCAACGGTGTATTGGCGAACACCGGACACAGTGTGGTGTTCGCCGTGGAGAATGACACCCGCCATCCGGTCAATATTTCCGGCGGTCCGCTCAGCTATCGCTACCAGTTTCACGAAATTCATCTGCACTTCGGCATGGACGATCGCATCGGCAGCGAGCACACTGTCGATGGACACGCCTTTCCTGCTGAG CTCCAGATCTTCGGCTTCAACTCGCAGCTTTACAACAACTTCTCGGATGCCCTGCACAGAGCGCAGGGGATCGTGGCAGTGTCGCTTCTTTTGCAG GTCGGCGATCTCTCGAACCCAGAGCTGAGAACGTTTACGCAGCAGCTGGATAAAATCAAATACGGAG GGCAGGCCATGGAAATTAAACGTTTCGGAGTGCGCGAACTTCTGCCGGACACGAAGCATTACATGACATACGACGGCTCTACCACGATGCCGGCGTGTCACGAGACTACCACATGGATCATCCTCAACAAGCCCATATACATCACCAAGCAGCAG CTGCACGCCCTGAGATTATTAATGCAAGGGGACGAAAAGCAGCCAAACGCGCCGCTTGCAAATAACTTTAGACCACCGCAACCGCTTCATCATCGTCCCGTTCGGACGAACATTGATTTTAATGTTCAG GGTCCGAAGAATTGTCCGACGATGAACAGGGACATATATTACAAAggtattatgcaaaattttcgGATACACAATGGCGGCCAGCTACTTAAGAACCGTTTATAA
- the LOC105668899 gene encoding leucine-rich repeat-containing protein 24, with translation MLVTRPHPLGGRILLALFLLTGCFALLSRAAAFPDWTDCPAVCRCKWTSGKKSALCPDAGLTSLPASLDPDMQVLDLSGNKIPELQAEIFKRAGLVNLQRVFLRNAGIYSIHADSFKDMRILIEIDLSDNHVTSLEPDTFLGNERLRILILSGNPLGTLRNTQFPALQHLRNLELQRCSLTEIHGQAFSRLTGLEFLKLDGNHLEYLEASVISNLSRLKTLTLEGNQWRCDCRLRGFRTWLIPEAPSKLYSVPQICSGPQRLEGRRWEDVKPVEFACEPEVFVLASSIQEETNGNLSLACLATGDPEPEVWWQLNGGPVNVTKSTDQSYTGTLVVYTTSEIGSVTSDKSASSKIVPDRWSNMTVYNASDSDAGEYVCFARNIAGVARDAVNVAIPRVYTAPTLSQSDNWLLWVSLAGGGAAAACASISAVMLALCLCGGSRRHSKREKIKLQGSSSFGDQEKKLLDLSVTTTTPGNSNDRGSGHGSLGEACSTGDLELAERGSICDPMAAAAVTVERLRPAESAVNAIRTVPCASTPAGVFPPPPPEFTTGVLPAGIFGNIFISVSLPQDASSERCYPDLLDIPVHAVSGAATGVVTTGSKAILPATSTVNVSSFATLPRRALRTSEIAIGSPYDNMGPRITANGSSAFSLTDMDLRLSPPPPPRIIQPPHEFVSL, from the coding sequence ATGTTAGTGACAAGGCCTCACCCTCTAGGAGGGCGCATACTACTCGCCCTCTTCCTCCTCACCGGCTGTTTCGCCTTGCTGTCACGGGCGGCCGCCTTCCCGGACTGGACCGACTGCCCGGCGGTGTGTCGATGCAAGTGGACCTCCGGCAAGAAGTCCGCTCTGTGCCCGGACGCCGGCCTGACATCGCTGCCGGCGTCCCTCGATCCGGACATGCAGGTTCTCGATTTGTCCGGCAACAAGATACCCGAGCTGCAAGCCGAGATATTCAAGCGGGCCGGCCTGGTGAATTTGCAGCGGGTCTTTCTACGTAACGCCGGCATTTACAGCATCCACGCGGACTCTTTCAAGGACATGAGGATACTCATTGAGATCGATCTGTCGGACAATCATGTGACGAGCCTGGAACCGGACACATTTCTCGGCAACGAACGCCTGCGCATCCTGATACTCAGCGGCAATCCGCTCGGCACTCTGCGCAACACGCAGTTTCCGGCTCTGCAGCATCTGCGGAATTTGGAGCTGCAACGGTGTTCGTTGACCGAGATACATGGCCAGGCCTTCTCCCGGCTGACCGGCTTGGAGTTTCTCAAGCTGGACGGCAATCATCTGGAGTATCTGGAGGCTTCGGTAATATCCAATCTCTCACGGCTGAAAACCTTGACGCTGGAAGGCAATCAGTGGAGATGCGACTGTCGACTGCGAGGTTTCCGCACCTGGCTGATCCCCGAGGCGCCCAGCAAGCTGTATTCTGTGCCACAAATCTGCTCGGGTCCGCAAAGATTGGAGGGTCGCAGATGGGAGGACGTGAAACCCGTCGAATTCGCCTGCGAGCCGGAAGTATTCGTTTTGGCGAGCAGCATACAGGAGGAGACGAACGGTAATCTCAGCCTGGCGTGTCTGGCAACCGGCGATCCCGAGCCGGAAGTCTGGTGGCAATTGAACGGCGGACCGGTCAACGTCACCAAATCGACCGATCAGAGTTACACGGGGACCCTCGTCGTCTACACGACGTCCGAGATCGGCAGCGTCACTTCCGATAAATCCGCGTCGTCCAAAATCGTTCCGGATCGCTGGAGCAATATGACGGTCTACAACGCCAGCGACAGCGACGCCGGCGAGTACGTTTGTTTCGCGCGGAACATCGCCGGCGTCGCCCGGGACGCGGTGAACGTGGCGATTCCGCGAGTCTACACGGCTCCGACTCTCTCGCAGAGCGACAACTGGCTGCTCTGGGTGAGTCTGGCGGGAGGCGGCGCCGCTGCCGCGTGCGCCTCCATCTCGGCGGTGATGCTGGCGCTCTGTCTGTGCGGCGGCAGCCGGCGGCACAGCAAGCGCGAGAAGATCAAGCTGCAGGGCAGCAGCAGCTTCGGCGATCAGGAGAAGAAGCTGCTGGATCTGTCCGTGACAACGACGACGCCCGGCAACAGCAACGACCGCGGTAGCGGCCACGGCAGCCTCGGCGAGGCGTGCAGCACCGGCGATCTGGAGCTGGCCGAGCGCGGCTCCATCTGCGACCCGATGGCCGCGGCCGCGGTCACCGTCGAGCGGCTGCGGCCCGCCGAGAGCGCGGTGAACGCCATCCGCACGGTGCCGTGCGCCTCCACGCCCGCCGGCGTGttcccgccgccgccgccggaaTTCACCACCGGCGTGCTGCCGGCTGGCATCTTCGGCAACATCTTCATCTCCGTGTCGCTGCCGCAGGACGCGTCGTCGGAGCGCTGCTATCCGGATCTCCTCGACATCCCCGTCCACGCGGTAAGCGGCGCCGCGACCGGCGTCGTCACGACCGGCAGCAAGGCGATTCTGCCGGCGACGTCGACCGTCAACGTCTCCAGCTTCGCCACCCTGCCGCGCCGTGCGCTACGCACCTCCGAGATCGCCATCGGCTCGCCTTACGACAATATGGGGCCGCGCATCACCGCCAACGGCAGTTCCGCGTTCTCGCTGACGGACATGGATCTGCGActgtcgccgccgccgccgccgcgaaTCATCCAGCCGCCGCACGAGTTCGTTTCCCTCTAA
- the LOC105668857 gene encoding CAPA peptides-like isoform X1, which yields MQDNRFFILVILLVSSISFNLARCSAGQNYESARDGQKIKANDRRSAGMVAYPRLGRNSELASFSRSRRAFGVITVPRAGRSDPSSLDNGYRFHDLSSDADFEYYYVDPDNFLDRDYEEYANKPFKYADKMQKDGSWLMPYHVHGYKDLPVAQKIDDLRSYYSGLRGSRNTQGQGGYTPRLGRENEHDATNFL from the exons ATGCAGGACAACCGATTTTTCATCCTCGTGATCCTTCTGGTATCTTCTATCTCATTCAATC ttgCCAGATGCTCTGCTGGCCAGAACTACGAATCCGCCAGAG ACGGTCAAAAGATAAAAGCTAATGATAGGCGATCCGCTGGAATGGTGGCATATCCCAGACTCGGCAGAAATTCGGAATTAGCAAGTTTCTCTAGATCAAGACGTGCTTTTGGAGTGATAACTGTACCTCGCGCAGGACGATCTGATCCGTCGAGCTTGGACAATGGATATCGATTTCACGATTTGTCATCTGATGCCGATTTCGAATACTACTATGTGGATCCTGACAATTTTTTAGACCGCGATTACGAAG AGTATGCGAACAAACCATTTAAATATGCTgacaaaatgcaaaaagatGGCTCCTGGTTGATGCCCTATCATGTACACGGATACAAGGATCTTCCTGTCGCACAAAAAATCGACGATCTTCGATCATACTACTCTGGTTTACGAG GTTCTCGAAATACTCAAGGTCAAGGAGGGTACACTCCAAGATTAGGCCGTGAAAATGAGCACGATGCCACGAATTTCCTGTAA
- the LOC105668852 gene encoding uncharacterized protein, producing MGFIDDELHEVSQLCHNVVEGSRLISCVRSMVRVEITKTSFKHLVVCIQFREDYPASPLFIELKSKTLSTKLLDGLTEVCEKECKGFLNKAQILPILKLIRNFIEENPLICCYEEITTLKKLLGDKDELKLKQKNSSINLTLHQGLYYFKTKLEVPDNYPISCMNLSDVDTNFPSLFKRYLVGQGKELARQCVEPPLRKQAQQKPFTPSLSLNTVASFLIKSIKAFPQEPCQYCKMICLPANPEEVVNDENADFHAERLYCGHLFHLKCFVTYMKTPPFHGGKKCPSCGQRVYHDKWGLTDKLAETRWAHQQARARELAEVEDFFN from the exons ATGGGATTTATCGACGATGAATTGCACGAAGTATCTCAGCTCTGTCACAATGTCGTTGAAGGAAGTCGCCTCATTTCTTGCGTACGGAGCATGGTCCGCGTCGAAATAAC AAAAACATCGTTCAAACATCTTGTTGTGTGTATCCAGTTTAGAGAAGATTATCCTGCTTCGCCATTATTTATCGAGTTGAAGAGTAAAACTTTGTCTACAAAGTTACTTGATGGATTAACAGAGGTCTGTGAAAAAGAGTGCAAGGGTTTTTTAAACAAAGCACAG ATTTTGCCAATTTTGAAacttattagaaattttattgaagagaATCCTCTGATCTGCTGCTATGAAGAAATAACAACATTGAAGAAACTTCTGGGAGACAAggatgaattaaaattgaaacagaaGAACTCTTCTATTAATTTAACGTTGCACCAGGGCTTGTATTATTTCAAGACCAAGCTTGAAGTGCCAGATAATTATCCTATCAGTTGTATGAA TTTAAGTGATGTTGATACAAACTTTCCATCATTGTTTAAACGCTATCTAGTTGGACAAGGAAAAGAATTAGCAAGACAATGTGTCGAGCCACCATTAAGAAAGCAAGCACAACAAAAGCCATTTACACCATCACTGTCATTAAACACAGTTGCTTCCTTtctaataaa ATCCATAAAAGCTTTTCCACAAGAACCTTgccaatattgcaaaatgataTGTCTGCCAGCAAATCCAGAAGAGGTTGTAAACGACGAAAATGCGGATTTCCACGCCGAAAGGCTTTACTGTGGTCATCTTTTCCATTTAAAATGTTTCGTGACATACATGAAGACTCCCCCGTTCCATG GGGGTAAGAAATGTCCAAGTTGCGGTCAACGCGTCTACCATGACAAATGGGGATTAACTGATAAACTTGCAGAAACTCGTTGGGCTCATCAACAGGCACGAGCGAGAGAATTAGCGGAGGTTGAAGATTTCTTCAACTAA